The Macrobrachium rosenbergii isolate ZJJX-2024 chromosome 29, ASM4041242v1, whole genome shotgun sequence genome contains the following window.
CTAGAGTCCAGAGCCAATTTGCTGATACTTTAAATctatatattctgttttctttctcctttttccagAGATGTTCTGCCTCTCTGAGTTCTTCACTATTCTTTACTTTACTGATGAAAAATTCAGATAGTTTCAGAAGCTAACATAAACCGAATGTAATACTGGCATTTCGTCCCACTTTTCTTGGTTATATACAGATGTCCATTTttgataagtgttttttttatgtccgtAAGCACATAATTACTAGTACGCTCGTaaaatacttatttctttagaggaatttcatggaaaaatttaatcaatttattatttttaatttttgcaaagtCGGGTGAAGGAGGACGCTAAATCTTAAACTTCATAAGTAACCCATGAAATCCGTGTCTAAAAATTTCATAAAGCAGGTTTTCAAGAAGGAAGACCTGTTTTCTTTGTCCGCTTTCCCTGACTCTGGCAATCGTGTCGAAGCTATATAACAACGATTTCTGGAGTCTAATCGTCACCTGGTAGTTTCCTGCACCTTGCGGAGTATTGCCTCACAGAAGCTATAGAACTATTGAGTGGGAAAACTTGATTCACAAATCAAGGGAATTCAGGAATTTCTTACGCAACTGAAAATGAGCCTATAAGCTTAATTATGAATGTGCAGTTATAAAGGAGATAAATGGATAAGAATCTAAGCGAAGTAACAGGGCAAACTTCTGAGGAATGTCTCCCTTGAGAGTGTGTTCTACATTGTTAAGTGCTTACATTATTAAAGAAACTGGAATTAAGGGAATGACCTGCTGGGGTTGTCGATTctcttacttgtttatttgtgctGTAATTTTTACCATTCCATCCTAAGCTCAACGCACGCCGTTCATCCTCTGTGTTATAAAATGCATTCAGATTCGCTGAATCAGTTTTCACACgaggagaaaaaactgaaaaagagcaGTAAGAAGTTCCAAGCGTTAATGGAATGGTATCTCTCCTGGTAATCGTCAAGAAAAGACATTACCAAGATCAATCATTATTGTGGAGATTTTGATGCGCTTCAAATGTGTATCCAATATTCCTTGTTTGACGAGATATTGCGGGTGGCCCTCTATTTCTATATGAATTTTTCAACTACATCATTCATGATGATAACTTTTCTAAGTAAAATTTGATGAAATGATATGCCtatacgtgtatacacacacacacacacacacacacaaacacagacacatacataagGTCCTCCTCAGCTGAAGAGGACTTCAGtgaaggtatttattttttgatatttattcatataaacttAACCGCTAACCATTTCCTTTTCATACTCTTTATAGCAATGAGCTTTGAAAATCATAGAACAATTATGAATTCTCCGAAGGCGGtttcaaatatcaataaattgcTTACCTTTGTGGTTTTGGCCACAatagttgtaattttaaaaacGGTATCAAATATTGGTTCCACATAGTTTTATTAAATACTTTGAGAAAAAATGGGCATTTTAATGCCTATTTAAACTGGGATtaacttttataaataagaaaatagcatatatggtatataacatttattaataCCTGAGATCTTTGGCatttataaatctaaaataaagaaTCAAATAGTAATTGAAAATGATGATCTTTCAATGGACGATCAGGAATTATCTTCCAAAACCGAATCCACCGAAGCCTGAAGACCCAACAGGGGGTTTGCACACGTGCTCCTCAAGACACCTGTCGTAGCAGCACTTGTCGACGCCTCCGCACTTGCTGTCGTTGGAGCATGTCTGAGGAGGGGCAAAGGTCCTGACGGGTGGGCACTGAGGCCTGACGGGAGGGCATACACCTGGCTTCACGAAGGGGATGGTGTCAGGCTCATTGTTGCTCTCGCAGCAGTATGCCTGTCCCTCGGGAGTTCTGCACCAACGTCTGCAGGTGTTGGAAACTCCTCCGAaacctcctccaaagcctgggtTAATCCCACCTCCAAATCCACCGCCAAATCCTGGATCAGCACCACCGAAACCTTGGTTTAATCCTCCAAAGAATCGcgtatttccttcatttttatcctGTGCAAAGGCAACAGCTGTCAGACAGCAGACGATCAACAGTccctgaaaggaaaagaaacaaaaaattagacaaatcttttaaatttctcaCTATTTTCTTAATGATTCCAAAGCATTCAGAATAACATCATAGTTGTAACTCAACCTCAAATCACCAATAATCGTTACAGataaccataaaatataaaagtatgagaAGATAAAGTCTGTAACTCACCTTCATGTTGTCTATGGTGGTGGAGTTGAGCGAATGAGTAGTGATTCTCGTTCTTCCCTCTTGAGGAGTGGATGCTGTCTGCTGGGTTCACAGTCCTTTATACATCACGAATGTGCTCGGTATTTTCCCCTTCCCAGACGTGACTCTCACCAAGCGCGGGAAGTCCAGACGCTTATTTGAACCTTCACGAACAATGACTCATCTCGCGGTCCTATAGATAATGGGAAGCAAGTTCTACGCTTGCtctcatttaatgttatttttttattgcaacgtTGCCAGTACGAGAGGTTTAGGTTGAAAGAATCTACACATTAAAAAAAGGTTGTAATTACAATTAAAGAGACTAGTTGCGAAAGTATAGATCTCGTTATCTTTGTTTGATGCAATTTGTAcggatattgaaaaaaaaatacatttccaatTTTGTCATATTACACTTGGAAAGTCATTCGGAAGTGGCCAGACTTTCTTAAAAGACTTGTAGGAAgtcgtaaatatatttttattataaaagtcatataaaacaaaaattttatggtTTCATCGAAATAGCAATAAATTCCGAAGATGAATGCAAGATAAAGAATTATCTGAAGTGGCATCATTCATAACTAAAACCAATAGTAAAGAAGCAAACGCATTCCTATGGCGACTTCCACACCTCGTATTCAAATTGAAAACTTGTGTTTTGGATTATTTATCTGTACAATATATactgagagaaaaaacaaaagttagcCATCAGTAACCATATCCTTGAAGTGACCTCCTCTAACGAGGAGAGAGACATTCCAGCAATTATCCGAAATGACATTTCGGTGATTTTTAAGGAATCAAATGACAGCAAGTTGGTCATGTGTTTCCTCAGTACATAAAATTTTCCcgaaaatttaaattgaaatatacaaaataacgcAAAACTGGCTTGTACTGATAAGCGGGACGTCctcagtaatataaaataaagggtgCTCTACCCTTTTTGAATTACTGTTACCTGTTGCTAACGTGATGTTTTATTAAAAGACCCCTATCGTGAAGTTGATGTGGATGACGTCACTGATTTAGAATTAAAACAAGAGAGGAAGAAAACATTAATAATCACGGatcctcaaataaataaaaaaaaaataaatacagatataatttAAAGGTAACTTCCAgaatttacagaatatatatatatatatatatatatatatatatatatatatatatatatatatatacatccttttttttttctaaaactctcacaatcacatgagtcactaacatgataaaaaaaaatccccaaattgCAAACCTGCTTGATTCTCCTCTTATGGATCTTTTCTCCGGTCTTCTTACTGCGTAATTTTTAGTgttcttatttcctttcattacGTTCAGGAACGagccaggataaaaaaaaaaaaaaaaaggaaattcgtCACGGAGGATTACAAAGGCCACCTGATTTCTGGAGAATCCCAGTTACGCAACTCGAGGCGAAAGAAAAAAACTGGTTTTGCAATCGTACTCAAAGCGGTTACGTCCGAAGGAGTTTGAATTCGGGAAGAAGCACTTTTTCCTATTGTTCAGACTTTTATAAGAGTTGCGTGATGTGAATTTCCTCGACCACCGTCCAGCTGCATTTAAGGCAGTACAATTATCCCCAGCACCGAGAAAGGGAATAGCTGTAAGATGACgtttggtaatctctctctctctctctctctctctctctctctatatatatatatatatatatatatatatatatatatatatatatatatatatatatatatatatatatatatatatatatatatatatatatatatatatatatatatatatatatatatatatatgtatatgtatatatatatatatatatatatatatatatatatatatatatatatatatgtatatatatatatatatatttatatatatataatatgcgtataTGATCATTCAAAGGAATGTATAGAAAGtcgaaattttttaataataataaaaagctatcaatgaaaaaagaaaacgatttGCCCAGCAAGTCTGACAAAAGttgaaaatcattcatttttaatcGTAATCTACCTTGAAGTGGATATTCTTGTATAAAACaggtattgctttttttttgtatttttatataacataaaGACTGGTATCCGACATGAATACAGCTTGCTAGCGCTGTGAATATATCGGATGAAGTGATTATAGCCATAACGACCAAAAGTGCTCGAAAAGGCACAATAATTTAATGTCAGTATCTTAAGATTTCAATTAATTAAAGTATATTAGTATCTAGTTTTGTACCTGAGACTTAGATTGTGATTAAGGCTATCAACaaatgtcctttctctctctctctctctctctctctctctctctctctctctctctctctctctctctctccgggataCAATTATCacttgatgctttttttttttttttctaaaattacttaattattgggTTTGTAAATGAACtaattgtaaaaaatgtaaaaaagacatCTAAGAGAAAGGCGTATCATATGAAGTATTTATCTCGAGTACTTATCATAGAAGGTAGAATATATCCATGAAATGATTTGAATAGCAAATAAATGTTTCATTGTGACATTAACGaatttaattacaataaaaccCACGGGAAATGTTACCACGATTACGAAAGATTTGTGCGGTACTCCTATCATAATTGTCATGGACTATAGATAGAACGTCTCAAGAAGGTAGGAACTCCCTAACTTCGTATATTGATGATTTACATAAAACACCTGAAGCACTGAAGATTCCCAGCGACGCCACTTGTAAGAAAAGAACGAGTTTTGTTCTCGTACGCAGCAGTTATAACCAGGAGAAAATCAAACAAAGGAAGTGGCTGGACTTTTTCCTCTCGCTTTGGACTTGCATGATATCCACCGTGCGTAAAGTCCCCCTTGTCGTAACACTTCTACCTAAACcctgagagaaacagagaaagcagTTTATCATCGGCTCCTCGCATACAGAAGTCATGGTAAGAGACTATACGAAATATTTCTCTTAAATGTATCTATTCAATGTTGTGTTCACACGCATTTACTATCAATCAGAGTatgcacgtatacacacacattagaaatagtcttaaAACATTAGTAGAAAGTCAAATAAGACTTTTTCTACCAATGGtaaacaatattttcagtttatattgaTTACTTACTGCTCATAAACTCATTTTTTAAAAGCACAGCGGATATTATTTCGCTCATTATTGAATTCTCGCTAAACTCCCTTTACCCTTTCATATCAATCGCTCCATAAATAAAGTTTCCTGTACCTTCATTCAAACAGGCCCGCTCAGTCCTTCTTGTCACCCTAATAGTGGCGCTCGTTGGACTGTTTGGCTCTTGCATACCCACAGTCCGGTAATCCTGGATTCGAAGGAGCAGAATTTGGACAGCCTGGATTTGGAGGTGCTGCCAGTAAGTACCATCTTTAGAAAGCCTTTTGATTCATTTATTGGTAAGAATGAATGAGATGCAGATGGCACATAGATTAAGTACATGCTACGTTCAAGGCTTTTAAACCTAATTCTGTTTCCTCTCCTGCAGTAGGTGGAAACCCTCACACCAATGCCTTCGGGGGTCTCCGCCATTACTGGAGCCAAGAGATATGGTCAAAGCAGGGTTCGGCAAATATGCATGCAAAATTAGCAAAGTATTCTCTAGGGGAATCCATAAAcacttcagtatttttatatttcatttgctgTATGTTAACCTCTGAatagttcatttttcatttttgtaattaaagtaaAACTGTTGCCTTTTCAGGAAGTACAGCAAGAGAACTATTTCAGATTTTAAGGATAATGCATTTTTCAAGGTCAGTTCAGTTTTCTTCCACGAAAGTTTCAAATATCAGTGAACATTTCCCAGCAAAGACTTTGTCCACACCAACTGCAGTTTAAAATACTATCAAACAATGTTTCATCGCAGATTCAATAACGATATCACACTAATTTTGGGtgtcattgtaaatatttcagttCTCAGTTGACTATACTGGCAAAGCACTTGTGAATCAAATTGATCCATACGAATTCTAAACCTCATCTAATTAAGGAGTGACGCTTCGAAATAACACAAATACTCtgttttgaaagtaaaatatttattatcgAATGTCTTTGGTTtttatgaatgtgaaaaaatgagTTATATTATGATTTAACATGATGCTACGTGAAAGTAATGTCAAAAATTTCTAGGAAATCAGAATCCTCCAAAACCGGAAGACCCAACTGGGGGTTTGCACACGTGCTCCTCAAGACACCTGTCGTAGCAGCACTTGTCAATGCCTCCGCACTTGCTGTCGTTGGAGCATGGCTGTGGAGGGGCAAAGCTCCTGACGGGTGGGCACTGAGGCCTGACGGGAGGGCATACACCTGGCTTCACGAAGGGAATGGTGTCAGGCTCATTGTTGCTCTCGCAGCAGTATGCCTGTCCCTCGGGAGTTCGGCACCAACGTCTGCAGGTGCTGGAAACTCCTCCGAGTCCTCCTCCAAAACCTGGATTAATTCCGCCTCCAAAACCACCTCCAAATCCTGGATCAACACCACCAAGACCTGGGTTTAATCCTCCgaaaaatttcttatttcctCCACGTTTATCCTTTGCAAAGGCAACAGCTGTCAGACAGCAGACGAGCAAAACCTGAAGTccctgaaaggaaaagaaaaaaattaggacgttaatctttgaaatttcttcttattatctGAACGTGCACTTCATAAAGATAAGTTGCTCTTGGGCATTCAAAGAAATAACAATTATACCTCAAATAGACATAACAATATATACGAGAATATGATAAGATAAACTCTGAAACTCACCTTCATGTTGTTAATGGCAGACTCGGATGAGTGCTGATTCTTCTTGTTCCCTTGTGAGGAGTGATGCTGTCTACTGGAAGCACTGTGCTTTATATCTCACACCACAGAACGGTAAAATCCCCTTGCCCGATGTTGCACTCTCTCACTAATCGCGGGAAGACCGGACACTCGCCTCTCGCTCTTGGCCAACGTGGAAAGTTTGCTCttaacatttcagttttttatatataactctctTTATAAGAGGTTCTGGTAAGGCGTTTGCTAATGAAACCTGAATAGCCTTATTGAGAAAATGTTGGTCATACTGTGAATGTTTAATGCCACTGATACAAAACGGCATCAAATGGGACTTTTGCAAATATGTATATCTCGTATGAAAAATATCAGTCCTTTCTTGAAGGTTTAGgggaagtaaaaaaattaatgtttattaaaaaaaattattgataaacacTGACAGCTTGATGAAATAACGAAAACCTCTGAACTACAAAGCAGGTTCAGAGAATATCAGAGAGTTACAACATTAAAACCTGTGAAGACTTGCCTGTCATATAGACTCGTTGGATACTACCTGTTAAAACACAAACATCAAAAAATACCTTTCACTAATTTTGTGGAACTTTCCTATCAGGGTGGATACCTTTATcgttgatgaataaaaaaaaaatgtaagaataaaggtaaatatacTTACAGGTTTGGTTAGTACCTTTCCAATATCTTATTTAgcgttagattaaaaaaaatcagacagcAGGTATTTTGAtacagattttaacatttttaaacttttgctgTCGTGGATGAATTTTCTCGGACTTTCTCGGGTCTTAGCGATTTTTTTACGATCTCAacgtaattaattaatattacttttccGTCTTATATCcaaatcgataaaaaaaagaaataagcccTGTTCATATTTGCCATTTGAAGATAATACCCTGATAAAACCGGGCTATGAGTAATTTGCAAGGAAGAAAATAGGACCTAAACATTTTAAACCTTTTGAATTTaaagatatgattttaatttaatgCATATCTCCTAATCTTTggtaaaaaatcataaaagttttCAGTAATTGCCAAGTTTATTCATGTCTCTTgtaattcattaaaatgaaaacactgacaaAATTCATCAGTTTAAGCACGTTTGGTACGTAGCAatcagtctcctctctctctctctctctctctctctctctctctctctctctctctcttggagctCCCAAAAGACTTACATCTAAGAGGTAGTGGTAATGAAGGTTTAATTAATACTTGATGTAAAAAATCGTTTGTCCACTTTCAATTACAGTTAACTATTTATTGCATTTGTGGGACCAACAATGACATGACTTGcctttatttatgttatttacacCTTCAAGAATTCAAGTTCCAGGCGCATCATGAGCATTAAGGCTCGATGGATCCATCCATTTGAATTTCGCTGAATATTCTACTTGAATTCTCATCCATCATGTATTTCATTAGCGCAGTTTAAGATTATGCTTATTGACTCATTTTCTTTTACGTAAGAAATTACTTGAATTCCCTTGATTTGTGAATCAAGTTTTTTCCCATTTAACAATTCTGTATCCTCGGTAAAGCAAGCAAGCGTGACGACCATGAAATTTCCAGATGAGGAATTGTCTGTAGAAatataatatctaaaatattGCCGCGGGCGGCGTCAGGAGGCAGACGAGCAAACCAGTTCTTCAAGACCCCTTCACGGAAGTTATTGGGCACAGAATCCATCGAGTCCCTAGTAATCTTTGGAGTAAGTGTTATCTTACAGCAAACTTTGCCAGAAGCTGAAAAGAAATTGCACTGAATGTTGTGGTGTTCAGCTCACTAAATTAGCTTTATAAAAAAACGCTACGTGAGCACAGTAATAATCTGATACACACCCTCGTTTCGTATTAGGTAATAGAGCTATTCGAATTACCTTACTCAATGTTAAAGAGTAGAATAGCAAAGAACAGAGAAAAttagaatatgaaaaacaaattataaatggaaataaaacaaacgaTGCGTCGGCATATGTTCAGCACTCGAGGAAAACTTTCGAGTAATTTTTGTGACACTAACATTTTTTACTTCTCGTCTTGTGCTGCGTCGAATGTAGAAGGGGTGGTCGCTCGATTCTACGTCATCGATTCAACGTCATCGATTTGACGTCATGGGTTTCGCTAACGTCCAATAGCAGCCAGTTAAGACTCACCTCACACACATTTTGCCTCTTGAAAGTGAACCGCTTTGAGAAGTTGGCCGGTTGGCGGTTTGTTATTTTGGATGCAACCACGCATGAGTAGTCCTTTTagtttataaatacaaacaatacacacacacacacacacacacacacacacacacacacacacacacacacacatatatatatatatatatatatatatatatatatatatatatatatatatatatatatatatctatttaacaCAAAACTCAAATTCTATACACATCTCTTTTAACACAAAACTCAAAATTGGAAAGATTCAGTTTATCATCTTTAATGCCTGTTTTGCTGATTGAAAAGTAAGTTTAACAAAAACATCATAGGGGGATGTTTTCTTCTCCCGTACTGACTTTAGCCAAAAAGGATACAACTTCATGAAACCTGTTGATCTCACATTCTTCTCTGGAAATTGTCACCAattcactgaaatgaataaattcttatttttatagcaACATTTCAATAAACTTAAGTTTATGGCTTTTCCAAACCTTCTAGAAGAGTTTGGCAGCTGCTAAATGAGATACCAAGGGTAATACGACAAACTTGAAAAcatctattttttctgtattcgTACCGACCACATCAAAGAGGGAAGTTGATAAGACCTAAATTTTTGCAACCGTTCTCTTTATATCAGTTAGAATTCTTTATACAAACAGGATCCCTTTAGCCATAATTTCCCATAATGGTAAtgttacaaatttaaaaaaagatattaagtaAGCGTAAGGCCAGATCGTGTTTCCCAGGTTTCCCATGAACGAGGGACGAATCATTTGCCCTGAGGGTTCAAGCGTCCGTACTTCCCGCGACGGGTGAGAGACAAACCGGGAAGGGAAAATACCGAACGCGGCTGTGAGGTATAAAGGACTGTGAACCCAGCAGACTGCATTCACTCCTcacgagggaagaagaagaatcagttcTCACCAGAATCTGCTATAAACAACATGAAGGTGAGTTACAGAGTTTATCTcagcatattttttatgtatcttgaTGATAATTGGTGATTTGAGGCTCGTATATAACTATGAAGTTTCTCTGACTACTCAGaaattattagtgaaaaaattattttgctgagTGTAATATTCATTCAGATTATAGTGAACATTTTCAAAGATTTACGcctaatctttatttcttttcgcCTCAGGGACTGTTGATCGTCTGCTGTCTGACAGCTGTTGCCTTTGCACaggataaaaatgaaggaaataagagaTTCTTTGGAGGATTAAACCAAGGTTTTGGTGGTGGTGTTGATCCAGGATTTGGGGGTGGTTTTGGAGGTGGAATTAacccaggctttggaggaggatTCGGAGGAGTTTCCAACACCTGCAGACGTTGGTGCCGAACTCCCGAGGGACAGGCATACTGCTGCGAGAGCAACAATGAGCCTGACACCATTCCCTTCGTGAAGCCAGGTGTATGCCCTCCCGTCAGGCCTCAGTGCCCACCTGTCAGGAGCTTTGCCCCTCCTCAGACATGCTCCAACGACAGCAAGTGCGGAGGCGTCGACAAGTGTTGCTACGACAGGTGTCTTGAGGAGCACGTGTGCAAACCCCAGTTGGGTCTTCCGGCTTCGGTGGATTCGGTTTTGGAAGATAATTCCTGACCTTCCTTTGAAGAAGCGTTATCACAAATTagcaaaaaatactttattttagatttataagtaccaaagacataaaattttaataaatatttattttggatgcagtgtttttaatcattttaccaaGATATTCATTGACCAGATGACCAtttaagaaatgtaattctgCGCCATTGACATGTTTTTTCtcaatatactttaatataagctgaaatatttatgtttagCCCACAAAGGAAGGGAATTGTTGCATAAAAATGAGGACAGTTGCAATGGCTTTGGAACAAGTTTCAGTGAAACAGCTCCCTTATGTTTTGAAACTTTTAtctgaagaaggaaaagaaacagtcaCTTCAGAACTAAACACAATTCTTTAAATGTTCCACCAGAAAAGAACTGGTTTCTTTTTAGTGACAGAAAATGAAAGGCAGAGTGCTGAAAGATAACCatcaagagaagaaataaaaatattgagagCATATATGTACTCCGTTTTTGCATTCCCAGACGATGCTTTCCTGTTTTAACTAAATTAttgacaatattaatttttttctgttttaaaacacTCTAATTAAAAAATCTGCTCAAACGAAAATGAACAAAGATCTGTACAAACCCAGGACGGAGCTATTAAGCAAATCTATCTCCACCAGTCTCCAGCCAGACAATCTTTCCTCACGGATGCAAATCATGTTTTGACTAAGTTCTTTTTAACCTAAATTGAAAGATAGCATTTTTGCCTGCATCAAGAAAATTGTAGATGCTGTCGTCATAAAAAGTGCTACGAGGGCTGCATAGGATGGAAACTAATTTGTAAGATACGTTTAGCCAACATTCAAACAAAAGTCCTTATCAAATTATACAATGATCTATTGCAAGTTATATCTAAAAACTTTAGCTGAATCTCAAGTTTAAAGTCGAGCGAATCGAACTTTAAAGTAAGACAAACAAATTATAGCgtacttccattttttatttagaaaataaaagatgtttgattcagatatcttttaaatatatatcagaaatcaaCTTCCATACCAACTGATTATTTGGTGTCAATAATATACTAAGTTTGCCAAtagagaacaaaacagaaaaatgacagacTCTCCTGTGACACAATGAACCTGAAATTAAGACGTCAAAATAACGCTGGACCTAACAGTGATtccatatgctctctctctctctctctctctctctctctctctctctctctctctctctctaagatatacaaatacaatagaTACACACCCACAGaggcacaaacatacacaaaaacactcacacacacacacacacacacacacacacacatatatacatatatatatatatatatatatatatatatatatatatatatatatatatatatatatatatatatatatatatata
Protein-coding sequences here:
- the LOC136854393 gene encoding uncharacterized protein, with translation MKGLLIVCCLTAVAFAQDKNEGNTRFFGGLNQGFGGADPGFGGGFGGGINPGFGGGFGGVSNTCRRWCRTPEGQAYCCESNNEPDTIPFVKPGVCPPVRPQCPPVRTFAPPQTCSNDSKCGGVDKCCYDRCLEEHVCKPPVGSSGFGGFGFGR
- the LOC136854553 gene encoding uncharacterized protein — translated: MKGLQVLLVCCLTAVAFAKDKRGGNKKFFGGLNPGLGGVDPGFGGGFGGGINPGFGGGLGGVSSTCRRWCRTPEGQAYCCESNNEPDTIPFVKPGVCPPVRPQCPPVRSFAPPQPCSNDSKCGGIDKCCYDRCLEEHVCKPPVGSSGFGGF